In Dolichospermum flos-aquae CCAP 1403/13F, the following proteins share a genomic window:
- the apcA gene encoding allophycocyanin subunit alpha, translated as MSIVTKAIVNADAEARYLSPGELDRIKGFVAGGAQRLRIAQVLTENRERIVKGAGDQLFQKRPDVVSPGGNAYGQEMTATCLRDLDYYLRLVTYGIVSGDVTAIEEIGIVGVREMYKSLGTPIDAVAGGVAAMKNVAATLLSSEDAGEAGSYFDYVVGAMQ; from the coding sequence ATGAGTATCGTCACGAAAGCTATCGTGAATGCTGATGCAGAAGCTCGCTACCTCAGCCCCGGTGAATTAGACAGAATCAAAGGTTTTGTTGCTGGTGGCGCACAACGTCTTCGCATCGCTCAAGTATTGACCGAAAACCGCGAACGCATTGTTAAAGGTGCTGGCGACCAACTGTTCCAAAAACGTCCTGATGTTGTTTCCCCCGGTGGTAACGCTTACGGTCAAGAAATGACAGCTACTTGCTTGCGTGACTTAGACTACTACTTGCGTCTTGTTACCTACGGAATCGTTTCTGGTGATGTTACAGCCATCGAAGAAATCGGTATCGTTGGTGTCCGCGAAATGTACAAGTCTTTGGGTACTCCCATTGATGCAGTTGCTGGTGGCGTTGCCGCTATGAAGAACGTTGCTGCTACCCTGTTGTCTTCTGAAGACGCTGGTGAAGCTGGTTCTTACTTCGACTACGTTGTTGGTGCAATGCAGTAA
- the apcB gene encoding allophycocyanin subunit beta: protein MQDAITSVINSSDVQGKYLDTAALEKLKGYFATGELRVRAATTISANAAAIVKEAVAKSLLYSDITRPGGNMYTTRRYAACIRDLDYYLRYSTYAMLAGDASILDERVLNGLKETYNSLGVPVGATVQAIQAMKEVTASLVGPDAGKEMGVYFDYVSSGLS from the coding sequence ATGCAAGACGCAATTACCTCCGTTATCAATTCTTCAGATGTTCAAGGTAAATACCTTGATACCGCTGCTCTCGAAAAGCTAAAAGGCTACTTCGCTACTGGTGAACTGCGCGTTCGTGCAGCTACAACTATCAGTGCTAACGCTGCTGCTATCGTTAAAGAAGCTGTAGCTAAATCCTTGTTGTACTCTGACATCACCCGTCCCGGTGGTAATATGTACACCACACGCCGTTACGCAGCTTGTATCCGTGACTTGGATTACTACTTGCGTTATTCTACCTACGCTATGCTTGCTGGCGACGCTTCCATTTTGGATGAGCGCGTATTGAATGGTTTGAAAGAAACCTACAACTCCTTGGGAGTACCCGTAGGCGCTACTGTTCAAGCTATCCAAGCTATGAAGGAAGTAACCGCTAGTTTGGTTGGTCCTGACGCTGGTAAAGAAATGGGCGTTTACTTTGACTATGTCTCCTCTGGCTTGAGCTAA
- a CDS encoding phycobilisome linker polypeptide, which yields MARLFKVTACVPSLTRTRTQRELQNTYFTKLVPYENWFREQQRIQKMGGKIVKVELATGKQGTNTGLS from the coding sequence ATGGCTCGTTTATTTAAAGTAACTGCTTGTGTTCCCAGCCTAACTCGGACTCGCACCCAACGCGAATTACAAAATACTTACTTTACTAAGTTAGTTCCTTATGAAAATTGGTTCCGTGAACAACAACGGATTCAAAAAATGGGTGGCAAGATTGTTAAGGTGGAATTAGCAACTGGTAAACAAGGTACTAATACTGGTTTGTCTTAA